The Persephonella sp. genome has a segment encoding these proteins:
- the htpX gene encoding zinc metalloprotease HtpX, producing the protein MHTIKTVLLLGVLTGLFLVVGKILGGQTGMVIAFVFAMAMNFFAYWFSDKLALKMYGAREISYEEAPWLHDMVEQLARNAGIPKPKVYLAPIDVPNAFATGRNPKNAVVAVTSGILNILSPEELRGVLAHEIAHIKNRDILISSIAATIGGAISMLAEMAFWSSLFGGRDEEDNSIGGIVGSLLLFILAPIAAMLIQMAVSRSREYAADATGAEICRCPLSLAKALEKLEMAAQQLAPVAEKEVNPGTAHMMIVNPLRGSSIASLFSTHPPTEERIRRLYELARKYGQV; encoded by the coding sequence ATGCATACTATTAAAACAGTTCTGTTACTTGGAGTATTAACAGGACTGTTCCTTGTGGTAGGTAAGATATTAGGCGGACAGACAGGAATGGTAATCGCTTTTGTATTTGCGATGGCTATGAACTTTTTCGCCTACTGGTTCTCAGACAAACTGGCATTGAAAATGTATGGTGCGAGGGAGATTTCATATGAAGAAGCACCATGGCTTCATGATATGGTAGAGCAGCTTGCAAGAAATGCAGGCATACCTAAACCTAAGGTTTATCTTGCACCGATTGATGTTCCAAATGCTTTTGCTACAGGAAGAAATCCTAAGAATGCCGTTGTTGCGGTTACATCTGGAATACTTAATATACTTTCTCCTGAGGAACTTAGAGGAGTTCTTGCCCATGAAATAGCCCACATAAAAAACAGGGATATTCTGATCTCATCTATAGCTGCCACAATTGGTGGAGCTATCTCAATGCTTGCAGAAATGGCATTCTGGTCCAGCCTTTTCGGTGGTAGAGATGAGGAAGATAACTCTATAGGAGGTATTGTTGGATCATTACTTTTATTCATATTAGCACCGATAGCGGCTATGTTAATTCAGATGGCTGTGTCCAGATCAAGGGAGTATGCAGCAGATGCTACAGGAGCTGAAATATGCAGATGTCCCCTTTCCCTTGCTAAAGCCCTTGAAAAATTAGAAATGGCTGCACAGCAGCTTGCTCCTGTGGCTGAAAAGGAGGTAAATCCTGGAACAGCACATATGATGATAGTAAACCCCCTCAGAGGTTCTTCTATTGCTTCTCTCTTTTCAACGCACCCTCCTACAGAAGAAAGGATTAGAAGACTTTACGAACTTGCAAGAAAATACGGACAGGTATAA